The Peribacillus simplex genome contains the following window.
GCTTGTATCGTTACATCCAATGCCGTTGTAGGCTCATCCGCAATTAGCAATTTCGGTTCACAGGCTAAAGCCATTGCTATCATTGCCCTTTGGCGCATACCACCTGAAAACTCATGTGGATATTGTTGCATCCTTTTTTCCGGCTGAGGAATACCTACAAGTTTAAGCGTCTCCAACGCCCGTTCGTATGCATCTTTTCGGGACATATTTTTATTATGCTTTAAAATACCCTCCATGATTTGGCTGCCAATTTTTGTCGTTGGATTAAGCGAAGTCATTGGATCCTGAAAAATCATGCTGATTTCATTTCCGCGAATCTTCTGCATTTCCTTTTCACTCATTTTAATAAGATCTTTACCGCCAAAGTTTATAGACCCTTTTCCATACTCTGCTGGAGGTGTTTCCAATAATCTCATGATGGATTTCGCAGTAACACTTTTACCGCATCCGGACTCTCCAACAATGGCGACGGCTTCCCCTTTTTTAACTTCAAAGTTCACGCCGCGAACCGCCTGCACTTTTCCTGCATAAGTATGGAAGGTGATGTGTAAATCATTGACTTCTAATAGGTTCTCCATCATCGTCCCTCCTATTCTAGTAATATCAAATCTTTATGTTAGGACTCTATTATTTCCGAAGTTTTGGATCCAGGGCATCCTGCAGTCCGTCACCAGCCACATTGAACGCGAACATGGTTAAGGAAATCAATATTGCCGGGATTAAAAGTTGATAGAAATTCCCTACCAAAATGCTTCCCAGGGCATCACTTGTCAATGTTCCCCAGCTTGCTTGAGGCGCTGGCACTCCAAGACCCAAAAAGCTTAGTGTAGCTTCGGCAAAAATCGCAGTGGGTACAGTCAACGTTAAATTGACCAGGATCGGTCCCATTGTATTTGGAATCATGTGTTTTCTTAAAGTCCAGCTCGTATTGGCTCCAGAGATGGTTGCTGCATGGATATATTCATTCTCTTTAAGTTGTAAGACCTGTCCCCTTACTAGTCGTGCCATGGGAATCCACCCTGTAATCGACATCGCAATGATGATCGGCAGAATACCAGGTTTTAATACGACCATCATTAAGATAACCATCAATAGGTAAGGGATTGCATAGATCACTTCAGCAAACCGCATCATGATATTATCTGTGCGTCCGCCACGAATGGCTGAAATCCCGCCATAAAGGACACCAATCAAGAAGTCAATCAGCGCAGCCATCAATCCAATGAACAACGATATCCTCGCACCATACCAAGCTCGCGTGAATAAATCCCTTCCTGAAGAATCCGTTCCAAACCAATGCTCGGCATTTGGACTAAGATTCTTTTTCTCGAAATCTTGTCCATAATAAGTATACCCGTTAATATATGGACCAAAAATCGCCAGTAAGACCAAGAGGATAATAAGTACGAATCCCGTCATTGCCAATTTATTTTCTCTAAAACGACGCCAGACGTCAGACCAATATGAAACTGTAGGTCTGGCAATTTTTTCAGCTTCCTTAAAGTTTCCTTCAGCGGGTTGGAACATATCTTCGGTTAAATGCACTTTATCTGCCATTATTTCTTCTCCCCCGTCACTTTAATTCTTGGATCAATCAACGTGTAGGCTATATCAACGATGAATATCAATAGGATAAGCACTGCACTATACACAATTGTGGAACCAAGAATGACCGGGTAGTCTCGGTTGGATATTCCCTTTACGAACATATCTCCCATGCCCGGAATACCAAAAATACGTTCAATGATGAAGCTTCCTGTAACGATATTAGCCGTCAGGATACCTAGAATCGTGATAATCGGCAATAACGCATTCCGAATAGCATGTTTGATTATGACACCGCTCCGTTTTAATCCTTTGGCCTTCGCAGTCAAAATGTAATCCTGCCCCATTACTTCAAGCATGCTTGTCCGCATCAATCTGGCGATGAAAGCAAGAGGCATCATTGACAGGGCAATGGATGGTAAAATGGTATGCTGCCATGTCGCCCATGTAGCAACTGGGAATATATGCCATTTTATTGCGAAATAATTGATTAAAATAGTCGCCAAGATAAAGTTTGGAACAGAGATCCCTACGATGGCAATGACCATTGATAAATAGTCGGGCCATTTATTTCTTTTCAGTGAAGCAACTACACCCAAAATTAGCCCAAAAAAGATGGCAATCACCAATGCTTGTGCCCCTAAGTGCAACGACACTGGAAATCCTTTCAAAATGTAATCATTCACAGAAATGGATGAGGATTTCAATGATGGACCAAAATCGAATTGTACGACTTCCAATAAATAATTCCCATACTGGGTCAACAACGGCTTGTCCAATCCATAGTGGACTTGAAGGTTCTCATAAACTGCAGGAGGCATTGCTCCTTCTTTAGCAAATGGATTTCCCGGAATCGTATGCATTATGATGAACGTTAATGTAATAACCGCCCATAAAGTAATAATCGCCCATTTAAAACGGTTTAATGTATATCTCAACATGGTAATCACCCCAATCATCGATTTTCTAAGGAGTTGAAAACGGAAATGAATTCATGAAATATTCAAATTCGCAATTGAAAAATGGGGTATGTCCTTATTCGGACATACCTCCCATTTCACTTTTATCCTTCTCTTATTTTTTATCCGCGTAAATAAAGTTCGGATAAGCATTAATCGGTGCATAAACTCCAGTAACATTCGATTTAACCATGTATGGTTTTGTGTAGAAGTACACCGGAAGGATTGGCATATCTTCAATCAGAACTTCCTCTGCTTTATGTAAAGCAGCCATGCGTTCTTTTGGTTCCATCGTAGATTTTGCCTCTTTTAATAAATTATCAT
Protein-coding sequences here:
- a CDS encoding ABC transporter ATP-binding protein; protein product: MENLLEVNDLHITFHTYAGKVQAVRGVNFEVKKGEAVAIVGESGCGKSVTAKSIMRLLETPPAEYGKGSINFGGKDLIKMSEKEMQKIRGNEISMIFQDPMTSLNPTTKIGSQIMEGILKHNKNMSRKDAYERALETLKLVGIPQPEKRMQQYPHEFSGGMRQRAMIAMALACEPKLLIADEPTTALDVTIQAQILELMKDIQRRMDTSIILITHDLGVVAETCERVVVMYAGKVVETGTVGAIFSNPQHPYTRGLLKTVPRLDMEKTAPLVPIIGSPPDLLDPPKGCPFYPRCESAMKVCKDHDPELEVVEEGQTAACWLHHPMAKATQVQAPTNV
- a CDS encoding ABC transporter permease, with the translated sequence MLRYTLNRFKWAIITLWAVITLTFIIMHTIPGNPFAKEGAMPPAVYENLQVHYGLDKPLLTQYGNYLLEVVQFDFGPSLKSSSISVNDYILKGFPVSLHLGAQALVIAIFFGLILGVVASLKRNKWPDYLSMVIAIVGISVPNFILATILINYFAIKWHIFPVATWATWQHTILPSIALSMMPLAFIARLMRTSMLEVMGQDYILTAKAKGLKRSGVIIKHAIRNALLPIITILGILTANIVTGSFIIERIFGIPGMGDMFVKGISNRDYPVILGSTIVYSAVLILLIFIVDIAYTLIDPRIKVTGEKK
- a CDS encoding ABC transporter permease; protein product: MADKVHLTEDMFQPAEGNFKEAEKIARPTVSYWSDVWRRFRENKLAMTGFVLIILLVLLAIFGPYINGYTYYGQDFEKKNLSPNAEHWFGTDSSGRDLFTRAWYGARISLFIGLMAALIDFLIGVLYGGISAIRGGRTDNIMMRFAEVIYAIPYLLMVILMMVVLKPGILPIIIAMSITGWIPMARLVRGQVLQLKENEYIHAATISGANTSWTLRKHMIPNTMGPILVNLTLTVPTAIFAEATLSFLGLGVPAPQASWGTLTSDALGSILVGNFYQLLIPAILISLTMFAFNVAGDGLQDALDPKLRK